A genomic window from Camelina sativa cultivar DH55 chromosome 2, Cs, whole genome shotgun sequence includes:
- the LOC104720752 gene encoding subtilisin-like protease SBT3.10, with amino-acid sequence MGQTIILLSLFLSIVLNVQISFAVAERKVYVVYLGEKEHNNPESVTESHHQILWSLLGSKKSVHDSIVYSYRHGFSGFAAKLTESQAQQISELPEVVQVIPNTLYEMTTTRTWNYLGLSPGNSNGLLHKANMGYQVIVGVIDTGVWPESEMFNDKGYGPIPSRWKGGCESGESFNASIHCNKKLIGAKYFVDGLVAAAGVVNRTENPEYLSPRDFSGHGTHVASTIGGSFLPNVSYLGLGQGTARGGAPGVHIAIYKACWLQIGTCTGADVLKAIDEAIHDGVDILSLSLQSSIPLFPETDMRELTSVGAFHAVAKGIAVVAAAGNAGPTAQTISNVAPWILTVAATTQDRSFPTAITLGNNITILGQAIFGGPELGFVGLTYPERPLSGDCEKLSANPDSAMEGKVVLCFTANKPTNAAITAVIKAGGLGLIIARNPTHLLSPTRNFPYVSVDFELGTDILFYIRSTRFPIVNIDASRTLVARSVSTKVATFSSRGPNSVSPAILKPDIAAPGVNILAAISPNSSINDGGFAMMSGTSMSTPVVSGVVVLLKSLHPDWSPAAIKSAIVTTAWKTDPSGEPIFADGSSRKLADPFDYGGGLINPEKAVNPGLIYDMTTDDYILYLCSAEYNDISISRVLGKATVCPNPKPSVLDLNLPSITIPNLREEVTFKRTVTNVGPLKSVYKVVIDPPTGVTVTVTPTELLFDSTNTKLSFTVRVSTTHKVNTGYYFGSLTWTNDLHNVVIPVSVRTQILQRYYDEN; translated from the exons ATGGGCCAAACCATAATTCTCTTGTCATTATTTCTGTCTATAGTTTTGAATGTACAGATCAGTTTCGCCGTTGCTGAGAGAAAG GTTTATGTAGTTTACTTGGGAGAGAAGGAACATAACAATCCTGAGTCTGTCACTGAATCTCACCATCAGATCTTGTGGTCACTTCTTGGAAG CAAAAAGTCTGTCCATGATTCAATAGTGTACAGTTATAGACACGGTTTCTCAGGCTTCGCTGCCAAGTTGACAGAGTCACAAGCCCAACAAATTTCAG AACTGCCTGAAGTAGTACAAGTCATACCAAATACATTATACGAaatgacaacaacaagaacTTGGAATTACTTGGGCTTATCTCCAGGAAATTCAAACGGTCTCCTACATAAGGCCAACATGGGATACCAAGTAATCGTTGGAGTCATCGACACAG GAGTATGGCCAGAGTCTGAAATGTTTAACGACAAAGGCTATGGACCTATACCAAGCCGTTGGAAAGGCGGATGCGAATCTGGAGAATCATTCAACGCCTCGATTCATTGCAACAAAAAGCTGATAGGAGCCAAATACTTCGTTGATGGCCTTGTTGCCGCGGCTGGAGTCGTGAATAGAACAGAGAACCCTGAGTATCTTTCCCCGAGAGACTTTAGTGGTCATGGCACGCATGTTGCCTCCACCATTGGTGGTTCTTTTCTTCCTAATGTAAGCTACTTAGGCCTCGGACAAGGAACTGCAAGAGGAGGTGCTCCAGGTGTTCATATAGCTATTTATAAGGCATGCTGGCTTCAGATAGGGACATGTACAGGAGCTGATGTCTTAAAAGCAATAGATGAAGCTATCCATGATGGTGTTGATATTTTGTCACTCTCTTTGCAATCTAGTATTCCTTTATTTCCAGAAACGGATATGAGGGAGTTGACCTCTGTGGGAGCATTCCATGCGGTTGCAAAGGGAATTGCTGTTGTAGCTGCAGCTGGTAATGCTGGCCCTACGGCTCAGACCATTTCGAATGTAGCTCCTTGGATCTTGACGGTGGCTGCAACCACTCAAGACCGTTCCTTTCCTACAGCCATAACACTTGGGAACAATATAACAATACTG GGTCAAGCGATCTTTGGAGGTCCAGAACTCGGTTTCGTTGGTCTTACTTACCCAGAGAGACCACTTTCCGG TGACTGCGAGAAGCTCTCTGCTAATCCCGACAGTGCAATGGAAGGCAAAGTTGTGTTGTGTTTCACAGCAAATAAACCAACAAATGCTGCTATAACCGCAGTAATAAAAGCCGGTGGCCTCGGGTTAATCATTGCAAGAAATCCGACCCACTTGCTTAGTCCAACTCGTAACTTTCCATATGTTTCCGTAGACTTCGAGCTCGGAActgacattttattttatatacgcTCCACAAG aTTTCCCATTGTAAATATAGACGCTTCAAGAACACTTGTTGCACGATCCGTGTCGACCAAGGTAGCAACTTTCTCATCAAGAGGACCCAATTCAGTTTCTCCTGCAATTCTTAAG CCGGATATAGCAGCACCTGGTGTGAACATACTAGCAGCTATTTCTCCAAATAGTTCTATAAACGACGGAGGATTTGCTATGATGTCAGGAACATCAATGTCTACTCCTGTTGTTTCAGGAGTTGTAGTGCTCCTCAAATCATTACACCCTGATTGGTCTCCTGCTGCTATTAAATCAGCTATTGTCACTACAG CTTGGAAAACAGATCCATCAGGAGAGCCAATTTTCGCAGACGGGTCAAGCCGCAAGCTAGCTGATCCGTTTGATTACGGAGGAGGCCTCATAAATCCAGAGAAAGCTGTAAATCCAGGTCTCATATACGACATGACCACAGATGACTACATCTTGTACTTGTGCTCTGCTGAATACAATGACATTTCTATTTCCCGAGTCCTCGGCAAAGCAACAGTTTGTCCTAACCCCAAGCCTTCTGTTCTTGATCTCAACTTGCCTTCCATCACAATCCCAAATCTTAGAGAAGAAGTCACTTTCAAAAGAACCGTCACTAACGTTGGACCTCTGAAATCAGTATACAAGGTTGTAATTGATCCTCCAACGGGCGTTACTGTGACTGTAACGCCAACGGAACTATTGTTCGACTCTACAAATACAAAGCTATCTTTCACTGTTCGAGTCTCGACCACACACAAAGTGAACACTGGTTACTACTTTGGAAGTTTGACTTGGACTAACGATTTGCACAATGTAGTCATCCCTGTATCTGTAAGAACACAGATCTTACAACGATACTATGATGAAAACTAA